A region of the Longimicrobium terrae genome:
AGCTCGGCGCGGGCGGCTGGCTGCGGCACGCGGTAACGGCTCCGCATGGCGGCGCGCGCGAACGGCTGGACGTGCGCACCCTGTGCCTGACGCGCGAAACGCTGGCGCACGCATGGGGGCTCGCCGACTTCGCTTTCGCCATGCAGGGGCTGGGCGCCGGACCCATCACGCTCTTCGGTTCGCGGGCGTTGCGCGAGCGATACCTGCCCGCGGTGGCGGCGGGCGAGGCCATCGCCGCATTCGCGCTTTCCGAGCCGGACGCGGGCAGCGACGTGGCCGCCATGAGCACCACCGCGCGCCGGACGGACGAGGGGTTCGTGATCGACGGCACCAAGACGTGGATCAGCAACGCCGGGATCGCCGACCACTACGTCGTGTTCTGCCGCTTTCCGGAGGCAGGCGAGCGCGGATACGCCGCGTTCGTGGTGGACGCGGACAACCCCGGCCTGCGCGTGTCGGAGCGCATCGATGTGATCGCGCCGCATCCGCTGGGCACGCTGGAGCTGCGCGAATGCCGCGTGCCCGCGGACGCGCTCGTGGGCGAGGCAGGCGCGGGAATGCGCGTGGCCCTGGGCACGCTGGACGTATTCCGCACCACGGTGGGCGCGGCGGCGCTGGGGTTTGCGCGACGTGCACTGGACGAAGCGGTCGCGTGGACGGCGGCGCGACAGGCGTTCGGCAAGCCGCTGAGCGACTTTCAGCTGACGCAGTCGGCGCTGGGGCAGATGGCGCTGGAGGTGGACGCGAGTGCGCTGCTGGTCTATCGTGCGGCGTGGACCCGGGATTCCGGCGCGGACCGCGTCACGCGCGAGGCGGCAATGGCCAAGCTCTACGCCACGGAAGCCGCGCAGCGCGTCATCGACACCGCCGTGCAGCTGTTCGGCGGGCGTGGTGTGGTGTCCGGCGCGCCCGTGGAATCGCTGTACCGCGAGATCCGCGCGCTCCGCATCTACGAAGGCACGAGCGAGATCCAGAAACTGGTGATCGCGGGCCAGCTGCTGAAGGACGCGCGTCCGCCATCCCGGAGCGAAGGCTGAGTCCGTCAACCGCATTTCACGCGGGGCCGCGGAGGTGCGCGGAGGTCGCGGGAACAGCACAGGGGAGATGGTCTGAATCAGCCGCGCCGGTGAGTCCCCGCGACCTCCGCGGCCCCCGCGACCTCCGCGTGAGACTGCACAGCCCGCCTCCGCATCAAGCCCGGCGGAGACGACAAATCACCATCATGCACGGTCCGCCGTTTGCGCCGTTGCCTGATCATGCCCGCACTCTCCTCCCTCCGGTCCGGCGAGCCATGGCCACAGTGGAAACACGCTTTCCCGCGGCGCCCTCCGCCCACGCTGACACGTTCGCGCGCGACCATCTGCCGCCGCTCGATCTGTGGCCGGAGATGGATTACTCCGGCCTCTCCGACCTGCACTACCCGGAACGGCTGAATTGCGCGGCGGAACTGCTGGACCGGTGGATGGAACGCGGTCACGGCGACCGCACGGCGATGCTGTGGGATGGCGGAAGCTGGACGTACCGCGAAC
Encoded here:
- a CDS encoding acyl-CoA dehydrogenase family protein encodes the protein MPDRTFLNWPFFDDEHRALAAELTAWTEAHIPSAGHAHGDVDEACRGLVRQLGAGGWLRHAVTAPHGGARERLDVRTLCLTRETLAHAWGLADFAFAMQGLGAGPITLFGSRALRERYLPAVAAGEAIAAFALSEPDAGSDVAAMSTTARRTDEGFVIDGTKTWISNAGIADHYVVFCRFPEAGERGYAAFVVDADNPGLRVSERIDVIAPHPLGTLELRECRVPADALVGEAGAGMRVALGTLDVFRTTVGAAALGFARRALDEAVAWTAARQAFGKPLSDFQLTQSALGQMALEVDASALLVYRAAWTRDSGADRVTREAAMAKLYATEAAQRVIDTAVQLFGGRGVVSGAPVESLYREIRALRIYEGTSEIQKLVIAGQLLKDARPPSRSEG